The following are encoded together in the Proteiniphilum saccharofermentans genome:
- a CDS encoding RagB/SusD family nutrient uptake outer membrane protein yields the protein MKTKIYILCIALFLLNSSCNDGFLDTTPYDSIASANIFSNDTYALNALYGAYNSLAQNSFAANFYVFVSALGPEGYGRVRGDWGISQGMGIADARNGQYLNNYRNFYRTIIYANDVIVGLDGNENVTETVRNQYIGEAKFLRGLCYFYLWNLFGGVVILDKPIPVEDSYLPRNTKEEVLDLIIADFSDAITKLPASNEGRATKGAAVAMLGKTYLYNKQWSEAAEQFEILLAAPFEYDLVENYADNFRFQTQNNEESVFEIQYSMNPGSGSSFNNWFGTRVVGLGPGQDYCEMSQRAFKVFTYSDDSPIDFSTIPQRSNYSNDVTYGNDLTDWYQEVLTGVDKRLHQSAILPGSRYHGYTDRLYKYYWPISIHRSDDPPALWHTFGDDAIIPIRKFVTEGQENTVGRTECPTNFPVIRFADVLLMYAEAKNEVSGPDANVYNAIDRVRERAELLGLISLKPSLTKDEMRREIWLERFREFMFESILFFDVRRWHVAHTDDPVFGLNHTEVDFRLMTEWYKKVFRENRDYLWPIPGAEIDINPLITQNPGWN from the coding sequence ATGAAAACAAAAATTTATATTTTATGTATTGCATTATTTCTGTTAAATTCCAGTTGTAATGATGGATTCTTAGATACAACCCCCTATGATAGCATAGCTTCTGCAAATATATTTTCCAATGATACTTATGCATTAAATGCATTATACGGAGCTTATAATTCTTTAGCGCAAAATTCCTTTGCTGCCAATTTTTATGTTTTTGTTTCAGCATTGGGTCCGGAAGGATACGGTCGTGTAAGAGGTGATTGGGGCATAAGTCAGGGAATGGGAATTGCGGATGCTCGAAATGGTCAATATCTAAATAATTATAGAAATTTTTACAGAACTATAATTTATGCCAATGATGTCATAGTTGGGCTGGACGGAAATGAAAATGTAACAGAGACAGTACGAAATCAGTACATCGGTGAAGCAAAATTTTTACGTGGATTATGCTATTTTTATTTGTGGAATCTTTTTGGTGGAGTAGTAATTCTAGATAAGCCAATACCTGTAGAAGACTCCTACTTACCAAGAAATACAAAAGAAGAAGTCTTGGATTTAATAATAGCTGATTTTTCTGATGCAATTACAAAACTTCCTGCGTCAAATGAAGGAAGAGCTACAAAAGGAGCCGCTGTTGCAATGTTAGGAAAAACATATTTATACAATAAACAATGGTCTGAAGCTGCGGAACAATTTGAAATTCTTTTAGCAGCTCCTTTTGAATACGATCTTGTTGAAAACTACGCTGACAACTTCAGATTTCAGACTCAAAATAATGAGGAATCGGTATTCGAGATTCAATATTCTATGAATCCCGGATCGGGAAGCTCATTTAATAATTGGTTCGGAACCAGGGTTGTCGGATTAGGTCCCGGTCAAGATTATTGTGAAATGTCTCAAAGAGCATTTAAAGTTTTTACCTATTCTGATGATAGTCCAATTGATTTTTCAACAATCCCTCAACGAAGTAATTATAGCAACGATGTGACGTATGGGAATGATCTTACAGACTGGTATCAGGAAGTTTTAACCGGAGTAGATAAACGATTGCATCAAAGTGCAATTCTACCCGGTTCACGGTATCATGGTTATACTGATAGGCTTTATAAATATTATTGGCCAATTTCGATCCATAGAAGTGACGATCCCCCGGCACTTTGGCATACTTTTGGGGACGATGCTATAATTCCAATCAGGAAGTTCGTTACAGAGGGGCAAGAGAATACTGTCGGTCGAACGGAATGTCCTACTAATTTTCCGGTGATACGCTTTGCTGATGTGCTGTTGATGTATGCCGAAGCGAAAAATGAGGTGAGCGGACCCGACGCAAATGTTTATAACGCGATTGACAGGGTAAGGGAAAGAGCGGAGTTATTAGGATTAATATCCTTGAAACCAAGTCTGACTAAGGACGAAATGCGTAGGGAAATTTGGCTGGAAAGATTCCGGGAATTCATGTTTGAAAGCATTTTGTTTTTTGACGTAAGAAGGTGGCATGTCGCACATACAGATGATCCAGTTTTTGGACTAAATCATACCGAAGTAGACTTTAGATTAATGACAGAATGGTATAAGAAAGTATTTCGGGAAAATAGAGATTACTTATGGCCAATACCGGGTGCAGAAATAGATATTAATCCACTCATAACACAGAATCCGGGATGGAATTAA
- a CDS encoding SusC/RagA family TonB-linked outer membrane protein: MKRKIVNLTKGILIALSWSFSLCMLAQNITVRGTVTDNAGEALIGVTVQVQGTSIGTITDIDGIFTLTNVPPNATLEVSYVGMQAQVVDVAGRTSINITLREDTEILDEIVVVGYGTQKKVNLTGSVSSVNFEDVSFQSRSLTNVSSMLSGASSGVRIQQTNGLPRDNEAANINVRGIGSLNISSAPLIIVDGQVASINSVSPNDVASVSILKDAASAAIYGSRASNGVILITTKTGQDTGGKITFDFNSYIGKKTPTNEPDIIHNTVEFMELQNRIWLNSGSNPRWSQEQIEEYRKGHEEDSFLWPYTNHFKDVTKENIVQKYHLSARGGSDKIRFYSALEYYNDNGLVYNTGYKRLNFRNNIDYQVNNWLKLGNSFSYINGISEPASVTTIFQWMRSTMPGMFTQHPDGRWGGGAFQDGTGGQNNPRQNAVQARGETKTNQIQGKIFAELTPLKGLTVTGSYYRDISLSESWSGSQPADRWNFRTNEVVWDMTSGAVLNLNNSYSRGQREVIDLYANYIVSLGNHNISALAGFNQEYYYSKSMSASKSGLLSYDIPVLNAAPLNPQASGSASDFAMRSFFGRLSYNFSGKYMLETNLRYDGSSRFSPDNRWGFFPSISAGWFISEEEFWSPLNDVVDAFKLRASFGILGNAGIGNYEWQSFYSSAPYAKDNSIVAGLRYNTFGNDRITWESTQVTNIGADFRLLNTINFDVNYYIKKTSDILTNPPIPNILGGIGAPRVNTAGVQNKGFEVEAKYLKKLGKLTVDIGVNYSYNQNKIVDYQGDLIDIRGATAWTEGYPIGVFYVLEVDQIVQDQSMIDNMINDGYTFYPRTPRPGDFLYKDTNGDKSIDMDDRVLKGNPIPVHLYGGNIGFAYAGFDLNAYFSGVAKWDRYLNDDIYNFYYIDQYQLPYEHQKMWSEDNRDTNIPKIYTNDHMNNQNHDAYIRSADYFKVRSIQFGYTLPTNLMNAINFNSIRAYINAENPFTFTSWPSYDPEADGGTNHHTYPLTTTISIGLNISF, from the coding sequence ATGAAAAGAAAAATTGTAAATCTGACGAAAGGGATATTGATCGCATTATCGTGGTCATTCTCCCTATGTATGCTTGCCCAGAACATAACCGTAAGAGGCACGGTTACTGATAACGCGGGAGAAGCATTGATCGGTGTAACAGTGCAGGTGCAGGGAACATCTATTGGTACAATTACCGACATTGACGGTATTTTCACTCTTACAAACGTTCCTCCTAATGCGACATTGGAGGTTTCGTATGTAGGTATGCAAGCACAAGTAGTTGATGTGGCAGGAAGAACATCCATAAATATTACTTTAAGAGAAGACACTGAAATATTGGATGAAATTGTAGTTGTGGGGTATGGAACTCAAAAAAAAGTAAATTTAACAGGGTCTGTCTCGTCAGTTAATTTCGAGGATGTATCATTTCAATCAAGATCTCTTACAAACGTTTCAAGTATGCTATCAGGAGCTTCATCCGGTGTACGTATACAACAAACAAACGGATTACCAAGAGATAATGAAGCAGCTAACATAAATGTCAGAGGGATAGGTTCATTAAATATTAGCTCTGCTCCACTTATTATAGTAGATGGGCAGGTTGCTTCAATTAATTCTGTCAGCCCGAATGATGTGGCATCTGTTTCAATTCTTAAGGATGCTGCATCAGCAGCAATTTATGGTTCAAGAGCATCTAATGGGGTCATTCTGATAACTACTAAGACCGGACAAGATACCGGGGGAAAAATTACTTTTGATTTTAATAGTTACATAGGGAAAAAAACTCCTACCAATGAACCGGATATCATTCATAATACCGTTGAATTTATGGAACTTCAGAATAGGATCTGGCTAAATTCAGGTTCGAATCCAAGGTGGAGCCAAGAGCAAATTGAAGAATATAGAAAAGGTCACGAAGAAGATTCATTTTTATGGCCCTACACAAATCATTTCAAAGATGTAACCAAGGAAAATATCGTACAAAAATATCACTTATCAGCCAGGGGGGGAAGTGACAAGATTAGATTTTATTCTGCCCTGGAGTATTATAATGATAATGGATTGGTTTATAACACAGGTTATAAAAGATTGAATTTCAGAAATAACATTGATTATCAGGTTAACAATTGGTTGAAGTTAGGAAATAGTTTTTCGTATATCAATGGGATTTCAGAACCTGCGTCAGTGACTACTATTTTCCAATGGATGCGCAGTACCATGCCCGGTATGTTTACCCAACATCCGGATGGAAGGTGGGGAGGCGGTGCTTTCCAGGATGGTACGGGAGGTCAAAATAATCCTCGGCAGAATGCTGTACAGGCCAGAGGAGAAACAAAAACAAACCAGATACAAGGAAAGATTTTTGCAGAGCTTACCCCCTTAAAAGGACTAACTGTTACCGGCAGTTACTATAGGGATATTAGTTTAAGCGAATCATGGAGTGGATCTCAGCCGGCTGACAGGTGGAATTTCAGGACTAATGAAGTTGTCTGGGATATGACTTCCGGAGCTGTTCTCAATTTAAATAATTCATATTCCAGAGGTCAAAGAGAGGTTATTGATTTATACGCAAATTACATTGTTTCATTGGGAAATCATAATATTTCGGCATTGGCGGGGTTTAACCAGGAATATTACTATTCTAAGAGCATGAGTGCGTCAAAAAGTGGTTTATTAAGTTATGATATTCCGGTTTTAAATGCTGCTCCCCTAAATCCACAAGCCTCTGGCAGTGCCAGTGATTTTGCAATGAGATCTTTTTTTGGAAGATTATCATACAATTTCTCAGGCAAATACATGCTTGAAACTAACTTACGGTATGACGGGTCATCAAGGTTCTCACCGGATAATCGTTGGGGGTTTTTCCCATCCATTTCAGCCGGGTGGTTCATTTCGGAAGAAGAATTTTGGAGTCCGCTTAATGATGTTGTGGATGCGTTTAAATTAAGAGCCTCTTTTGGCATATTAGGAAATGCAGGTATTGGGAATTATGAATGGCAAAGTTTTTATTCGTCCGCACCATATGCAAAAGATAATTCGATAGTCGCCGGGTTGAGGTATAATACATTCGGAAACGATCGAATTACTTGGGAAAGTACTCAGGTTACTAACATAGGTGCCGACTTCAGGCTATTGAATACAATAAATTTTGATGTCAATTATTATATTAAAAAAACAAGTGATATTCTGACAAATCCGCCAATACCAAATATCCTGGGAGGAATCGGTGCTCCTAGAGTTAACACAGCGGGTGTACAAAACAAAGGATTTGAAGTAGAGGCTAAATATTTAAAGAAGCTTGGAAAGCTCACCGTTGATATAGGAGTCAATTATAGTTATAATCAAAATAAGATTGTAGATTATCAGGGTGATTTAATTGATATTAGAGGAGCTACCGCGTGGACTGAAGGCTATCCGATTGGTGTATTTTATGTTTTGGAGGTTGATCAAATTGTACAGGATCAAAGTATGATTGACAATATGATTAACGATGGTTATACATTTTATCCAAGAACTCCCAGACCAGGAGATTTCCTTTATAAGGACACCAATGGTGATAAATCAATTGATATGGATGACCGTGTTTTGAAGGGTAATCCTATACCAGTCCATCTTTATGGAGGTAATATTGGCTTTGCATATGCAGGTTTCGATCTGAATGCATATTTCAGTGGAGTTGCTAAATGGGACAGATACTTGAATGATGACATTTATAATTTTTACTATATAGATCAATACCAGCTTCCATACGAACATCAGAAAATGTGGTCGGAAGACAACAGGGATACCAATATTCCCAAAATTTATACAAATGATCATATGAATAATCAAAATCATGATGCTTATATTCGTAGTGCAGATTATTTTAAAGTAAGATCTATACAATTTGGGTATACGCTTCCAACAAACTTAATGAATGCGATTAATTTTAACAGTATAAGAGCTTATATCAATGCAGAGAATCCATTCACATTCACTTCTTGGCCATCTTATGACCCTGAAGCTGATGGTGGAACAAATCACCATACCTATCCATTAACTACAACAATTTCGATAGGGTTAAACATTAGTTTTTAA
- a CDS encoding RagB/SusD family nutrient uptake outer membrane protein, with product MRKIIIVIVSGFILFNSCDYLDKAPLDLISDNDVWNDEALIEAYLSNSYYEMSYFANESPGNNWDGDVFFPVFAINHVSDECLSQWRDWGDALRWYNYKFGNLKIQGGLLEWWGYGPIRRLNTFIEKIPETPLSDELKKTRTAEARFLRAFSYFAMVKRYGGVPLITNAQSIDDPDEELFRARDKEETIYDYIIKEIDEFANDLPETLDNSNLGRPSKYAALALKCRAALYAGSIAQFGKVQLDGVVGIPAEKANYYYEIAYTAGSEIVNSGKHALYNVDEDKATNFRNLFLVKNNSEVIFAKRHNNVNGDHGQGGGNGWNVDFFQCPRPQGWNRGNLDGPYLELVEEFEYIDGRPGKLDREAIQQGLWTTEELWKDKDPRFFATIYTQNTPWKGNKIEYYKGILLPDGTIQTTDSYDGILATGDQDVDGTCFGVLKYLDESHDNMAGTNSAWATSDQDWQIFRLAEIYLNMSEAAFELGRTPEALEAINKVRERAGISLLATIDREKIRHERKVELAFEGHRYWDVRRWRTATDVLSREFSGLRYVLDYNSYKAGEPKYKLIVIEQIDGAVNKPLFREENYYLPITLARTANNPKLVENPGYQ from the coding sequence ATGAGAAAAATAATTATAGTTATAGTTTCAGGCTTTATCTTGTTTAATTCTTGTGATTATTTGGATAAAGCTCCTTTGGATCTCATTTCAGATAATGACGTATGGAATGATGAAGCGCTGATCGAGGCATACTTATCTAATTCATATTATGAAATGTCTTATTTTGCAAATGAGAGTCCCGGTAACAACTGGGATGGCGATGTCTTCTTTCCTGTATTTGCTATTAACCATGTAAGTGATGAATGTTTATCTCAATGGCGTGACTGGGGGGATGCTCTAAGATGGTATAATTATAAATTCGGTAATCTGAAAATTCAGGGAGGACTCCTCGAATGGTGGGGATACGGCCCTATACGCAGGCTCAATACATTTATAGAAAAGATCCCGGAAACTCCTCTGAGTGATGAATTGAAAAAAACAAGAACAGCTGAAGCCCGCTTTTTAAGAGCGTTCTCCTATTTTGCAATGGTAAAACGGTATGGAGGAGTTCCACTTATTACAAATGCCCAATCTATAGATGATCCGGATGAAGAACTATTCCGGGCAAGAGACAAAGAAGAAACTATATATGATTATATTATAAAAGAAATTGATGAGTTTGCCAATGATCTGCCCGAAACACTTGATAACAGTAATTTGGGGAGACCAAGCAAATATGCAGCATTAGCATTAAAATGTCGGGCTGCATTGTATGCTGGCAGTATTGCACAGTTCGGCAAAGTACAATTAGATGGTGTGGTAGGCATACCTGCTGAAAAAGCGAATTATTATTATGAAATCGCCTATACTGCCGGATCAGAGATTGTAAACAGCGGAAAGCATGCATTGTACAATGTAGATGAAGATAAAGCAACCAATTTCAGGAATTTATTCCTGGTAAAAAATAATTCTGAGGTTATCTTCGCTAAAAGGCATAATAATGTGAATGGCGATCATGGCCAGGGGGGAGGAAACGGTTGGAATGTTGACTTTTTCCAATGTCCACGACCACAAGGATGGAACAGGGGAAATTTGGATGGCCCTTATTTGGAATTGGTGGAAGAATTTGAGTATATCGATGGACGTCCCGGTAAATTAGACAGGGAAGCCATTCAACAGGGATTATGGACTACAGAGGAGTTATGGAAAGACAAAGATCCTCGCTTTTTTGCCACAATTTACACCCAAAATACTCCATGGAAAGGCAATAAAATTGAATATTATAAAGGGATTCTATTACCTGACGGGACTATACAGACAACCGATTCATATGACGGTATTCTTGCGACAGGGGATCAGGATGTCGATGGAACCTGCTTCGGTGTCCTGAAATATCTGGATGAAAGCCATGATAACATGGCCGGAACAAATAGCGCCTGGGCTACCTCAGACCAAGATTGGCAAATCTTCAGGTTAGCGGAGATTTATTTGAATATGTCAGAAGCCGCATTTGAATTGGGTAGAACTCCCGAAGCGTTAGAAGCGATTAATAAAGTGCGGGAACGTGCAGGAATTTCTCTTCTTGCGACTATCGACAGAGAAAAAATCCGTCACGAAAGAAAAGTGGAACTTGCGTTTGAAGGGCACAGATATTGGGACGTGAGAAGGTGGAGAACAGCCACAGACGTTTTGTCCCGCGAATTTTCCGGATTACGTTATGTTTTAGATTACAATAGTTATAAGGCAGGTGAGCCAAAATACAAACTAATTGTTATTGAACAGATTGATGGAGCAGTCAATAAACCTCTTTTCAGAGAAGAAAATTACTACTTACCCATTACTTTAGCAAGGACAGCCAATAATCCTAAATTAGTAGAAAATCCCGGATATCAATAA
- a CDS encoding glycosyltransferase WbsX family protein gives MRKIFILTVFTLICIGLQAQKQKKYDVAAFLYPAYAADDPRLRPFWPHGIGEWETVANMQERYPGHYWNRKPLWGYINEADPTVMAMEIDAATKHGVNVFIFDWYWYDGRPFMETTLDNGFLKAENVDKMKFYLMWANHEVVNVWDTRLANIDEHNVIWTGQVDRNEFEKICKRNIEKYFKHPQYYKIDGKPVFMIYDVPQLITGLGGLVQTIDALNWFKEETKRAGFPGLDLQLTMWSINVNYSGVDGSRTHEPDKDFVKKLGFTSSTHYQFVHFTNVNRDYMEIMEDVKKEWARIDATFDLIYYPHVSVGWDNSPRTGKSAVVKNNTPENFEKALRDAKAYVDAHSNQAPLITINSWNEWTETSYLQPCNVFGYGYLEAVKRVFK, from the coding sequence ATGAGAAAGATTTTTATTCTAACCGTTTTTACGCTTATTTGTATTGGCCTACAAGCCCAAAAGCAAAAGAAATATGATGTGGCCGCATTTCTATATCCGGCTTATGCTGCCGACGATCCCCGTTTACGTCCTTTCTGGCCGCATGGGATCGGTGAATGGGAAACCGTGGCAAATATGCAGGAACGGTATCCCGGACATTACTGGAATAGAAAACCGCTTTGGGGATATATCAATGAAGCTGATCCGACCGTTATGGCTATGGAAATTGACGCTGCTACCAAGCATGGTGTAAATGTATTTATTTTTGATTGGTACTGGTATGACGGTCGTCCGTTTATGGAGACAACGCTCGACAATGGATTCCTGAAGGCTGAAAATGTAGACAAGATGAAGTTCTACCTAATGTGGGCCAATCATGAGGTCGTAAATGTATGGGATACCCGTCTGGCAAATATCGATGAACACAATGTGATTTGGACTGGACAAGTGGATAGAAACGAATTTGAGAAGATATGTAAACGTAATATCGAAAAATATTTCAAGCATCCTCAATATTATAAAATTGACGGCAAGCCTGTTTTCATGATTTATGATGTACCCCAGTTAATTACCGGATTAGGAGGATTGGTCCAAACTATCGATGCGTTGAATTGGTTTAAAGAAGAAACCAAAAGAGCAGGCTTTCCCGGGTTAGACCTGCAACTTACGATGTGGTCTATCAATGTGAATTATAGTGGCGTTGATGGTAGCAGAACTCATGAACCGGATAAGGATTTCGTAAAAAAACTGGGATTTACCAGTTCTACCCATTACCAGTTTGTCCATTTCACAAATGTAAACCGTGATTACATGGAAATCATGGAAGATGTGAAAAAAGAATGGGCGCGTATTGATGCTACTTTTGATCTGATATACTATCCCCATGTGAGCGTAGGATGGGATAACAGTCCTCGTACCGGAAAAAGCGCAGTGGTAAAGAACAATACCCCTGAAAATTTCGAAAAGGCGCTTCGTGATGCAAAAGCCTATGTAGACGCTCATTCAAATCAAGCGCCGCTTATTACAATAAACAGTTGGAATGAATGGACAGAAACAAGCTACCTACAACCCTGTAATGTTTTTGGGTATGGATATCTGGAGGCCGTGAAAAGAGTATTCAAGTAA
- a CDS encoding heparinase II/III family protein, with the protein MNRIFILIILYLASSIAFCNPKRNLLTDSYTRKFVNSVLAKDYSWITYPSYSDRMGWSQLPEEVRKKTIQEGEKYIGYDWPIFTATMYLEFTRAGNRSIIDEAISNRLRALRSLVMAELMEGEGRFIDDIINGVFTYCEQTYWGSSAHFYLYGFGNSDPNGSINDPYTVLPDIDNPIIDLMASDVSADLAWIWYFFHEEFDKISPVISKRLKHELQNKILSPYYERNDLWWMTGWGEGDVIFERSNWIVNNWTPWITSNMLTTILLMEGNPDTKLYGIYKTMISMDIFMNTYPLDGACDEGPSYWRHAGGKLFDYLNIFRKATNGAVDIFNDELIKNIGRYIYRVYISNGGHYVNWSNAAQIIRHDGGHIFRFGEAIGDPVMKKFGAFLLRESNFGKETITGNIGQSLENLFHLEKWQDTRPSEPLIHEFYFPESELAFARDKEETNDGFYFAAWGNNNSGGHNHNDVGNCILFFNGTPVLVDVGRGGNGTAMHNLPLINGIAQSTGGKYKANDSKFSSSTRKVSFSTDITKAYPSQANVNKWTRSYTLIRGEKFSIVDRYQLSQNSGNTAFHFMTGLQTRLIKPGVLELHSEDYTLQMKYNPFLVAIDIEEKMFRNEISRITFNLINTELSGNMLFEIVKAR; encoded by the coding sequence ATGAATAGAATATTTATTTTAATTATTTTATACTTGGCCTCATCGATTGCATTTTGTAATCCTAAACGAAATTTATTAACGGATTCTTATACGAGAAAATTTGTTAACAGCGTATTGGCAAAGGATTATAGTTGGATAACGTATCCTTCTTATTCCGACAGAATGGGTTGGTCCCAACTTCCTGAGGAGGTGAGAAAAAAGACTATTCAAGAGGGAGAAAAATATATTGGTTATGATTGGCCAATATTTACAGCGACGATGTACCTCGAATTTACAAGAGCAGGAAATCGTTCAATAATCGATGAGGCAATCAGTAATCGTTTAAGAGCATTACGATCTTTGGTCATGGCCGAGCTGATGGAAGGAGAAGGCCGGTTCATTGATGATATTATAAATGGTGTGTTCACATATTGTGAACAGACTTATTGGGGATCCAGTGCTCATTTTTATTTATACGGTTTCGGTAATTCCGATCCAAACGGATCGATAAATGATCCATATACTGTATTACCGGACATTGATAATCCCATTATTGATCTTATGGCAAGTGATGTTTCGGCTGATCTGGCATGGATATGGTATTTTTTTCACGAAGAATTTGATAAAATAAGTCCTGTAATCTCAAAACGACTTAAACATGAGTTACAAAATAAAATTCTCAGTCCTTACTATGAAAGGAATGACCTATGGTGGATGACGGGATGGGGAGAAGGAGATGTAATTTTTGAAAGATCAAATTGGATTGTCAATAATTGGACACCCTGGATAACTTCTAATATGCTAACTACTATTCTGCTAATGGAAGGAAACCCAGATACGAAATTATATGGTATATATAAAACCATGATTTCTATGGATATTTTCATGAACACCTACCCTTTAGACGGAGCCTGTGACGAAGGGCCTTCTTACTGGAGACATGCCGGTGGAAAGTTATTTGATTATCTTAATATATTTAGAAAAGCTACAAATGGAGCTGTTGATATATTTAATGATGAATTAATAAAAAATATTGGACGCTATATTTATCGTGTTTATATAAGTAATGGCGGGCATTATGTTAATTGGTCCAATGCAGCGCAAATAATTCGTCATGATGGAGGCCATATATTTCGATTTGGAGAGGCAATCGGAGACCCTGTAATGAAAAAATTCGGAGCTTTTTTGTTGAGAGAATCCAACTTTGGAAAAGAGACGATTACGGGAAATATAGGACAGTCTTTAGAGAATTTGTTCCATCTTGAGAAATGGCAGGATACAAGACCATCTGAACCGCTAATCCATGAATTTTATTTTCCTGAAAGTGAACTTGCTTTTGCAAGGGACAAAGAGGAAACTAATGATGGATTTTATTTTGCAGCATGGGGAAATAATAATAGTGGAGGACATAACCATAATGATGTTGGCAATTGTATTCTCTTTTTTAACGGAACCCCTGTTTTAGTTGATGTAGGCAGGGGAGGAAATGGGACAGCGATGCACAATTTACCACTAATAAACGGCATTGCCCAATCTACAGGAGGAAAATATAAAGCAAATGATTCAAAGTTTTCTTCCTCAACAAGAAAAGTATCCTTTTCAACTGATATAACTAAAGCTTATCCATCTCAGGCTAATGTAAATAAATGGACACGTTCATATACTCTTATTCGCGGTGAAAAATTTTCTATTGTTGACCGTTATCAATTAAGTCAGAATTCAGGCAATACAGCATTTCATTTTATGACAGGTTTACAAACCAGACTTATAAAACCTGGAGTTTTAGAATTACATAGTGAGGACTATACACTTCAGATGAAGTATAATCCTTTTTTAGTGGCAATTGATATTGAAGAGAAGATGTTTAGGAACGAAATTTCACGGATAACTTTTAATCTGATTAATACCGAATTATCAGGGAATATGCTATTTGAAATAGTGAAAGCCAGATAA
- a CDS encoding glycosyltransferase WbsX family protein, which yields MKKSTFFIILLFLVCMSCTTKSNIHTEKITVACYYFPNYHTRDTTDLRISRQHFDNWSEWELIKNAKPRFEGHNQPKIPAWGYTDEKDPKVMEQKIRTASEYGIDVFIFDWYTYEGQPFLNRCLDEGFLKANNTGSIQFSLMWANHDWMELYPYTAGDEHDILYDGKVTSEIFDQIGNDLIAQYFTQPNYWLIDGKAYFSIYDIQNFIHSFGSVEATVKEMDKLNEKAIRAGLKGIHWNLVAWSTAILPGQDAPTNNKDLLERLGFDSATSYVWIHHAHLPEVQTDYNVVRDQYINHWDKVKNEYEVPYYPNVTMGWDSSPRTNQDKEWSSSRGYGYPYTNIISNNTPENFKTALQMSKDKLLSDPDGPRILNINCWNEWTEGSYLEPDTEYGYGFLEAVRDVFN from the coding sequence ATGAAAAAATCTACTTTTTTTATTATCCTCTTATTTCTAGTATGTATGTCATGTACAACAAAGAGTAACATACATACTGAGAAAATTACGGTAGCATGCTATTATTTTCCCAATTATCACACACGAGATACTACCGATTTGCGGATTAGTCGTCAACACTTTGACAATTGGTCGGAATGGGAATTGATAAAAAATGCCAAACCTCGATTCGAAGGACATAATCAGCCAAAAATACCCGCTTGGGGTTATACAGACGAAAAAGATCCGAAAGTGATGGAACAAAAAATACGTACCGCCTCAGAGTATGGTATCGATGTGTTTATATTCGACTGGTACACATACGAAGGGCAGCCCTTTTTAAATCGTTGCCTGGATGAAGGTTTTTTGAAAGCGAATAACACCGGTTCTATTCAATTCTCACTTATGTGGGCAAACCACGACTGGATGGAACTATATCCATATACAGCCGGCGATGAGCATGATATTTTGTACGATGGAAAAGTGACCTCTGAAATATTCGACCAGATAGGCAACGATCTTATAGCACAATACTTCACCCAGCCTAATTATTGGTTAATTGACGGTAAAGCTTATTTTTCAATTTATGACATACAAAATTTCATCCATAGTTTTGGCTCTGTGGAAGCAACAGTTAAAGAAATGGATAAACTGAATGAAAAAGCCATTAGAGCCGGACTGAAAGGTATACACTGGAATTTAGTGGCCTGGAGCACTGCTATTTTACCTGGTCAGGATGCTCCGACAAACAATAAGGATTTACTTGAAAGGCTAGGCTTCGATTCAGCCACATCGTATGTATGGATACACCATGCACACTTACCGGAAGTTCAAACCGATTATAATGTAGTAAGAGATCAATATATCAATCATTGGGATAAGGTAAAAAACGAGTACGAAGTACCTTATTATCCCAATGTAACAATGGGATGGGATTCCAGTCCGCGAACCAATCAGGATAAGGAATGGAGTAGCAGCAGGGGGTATGGCTATCCTTATACAAATATAATAAGCAATAACACACCGGAAAATTTCAAGACGGCACTTCAAATGTCTAAAGACAAACTACTATCTGATCCTGATGGTCCTCGTATCCTGAATATCAACTGCTGGAATGAATGGACAGAAGGCAGCTATCTGGAGCCGGACACTGAATATGGATATGGATTTTTGGAAGCTGTAAGGGATGTTTTTAACTAG